Proteins encoded in a region of the Syntrophorhabdales bacterium genome:
- a CDS encoding helix-turn-helix domain-containing protein, whose product MDEESRLLTVKETCKYLRISPPTLYRMLERHELIPVKIGKHTLFEKKDLDRYIDAAKGPLDKAPQHAAKKPKKKRKSKPLPDRLF is encoded by the coding sequence ATGGATGAAGAAAGCAGGTTGCTTACCGTCAAAGAGACATGCAAGTACCTGAGAATCTCTCCCCCTACCCTTTACAGGATGCTCGAAAGACACGAACTTATCCCGGTCAAGATAGGGAAACACACTCTGTTTGAGAAGAAGGACCTTGACAGGTACATCGACGCGGCCAAGGGCCCTTTGGATAAAGCTCCGCAGCATGCAGCCAAGAAGCCGAAGAAGAAACGCAAGAGTAAGCCTCTTCCAGATAGACTGTTCTAA